The Acidimicrobiales bacterium genomic interval GACGTCGCCGACCACTACCACCATCCCTGCGCCGCAGCCGGTCGTCGTCGCTGTGCGCCTCGACCGGCGCGTGCGCGACGCCGCGACGGCCGACTTCGACGCCGTCGTGCGCGCCACCCTCACCGACCGGCGCGGCTGGCAGGCCGCGGGCTTCGAGTTCCGCTTCACCGCCGACGCGCCGTATTCGATCGTGCTGGCTGAAGGGCCGACAGTCGACGGGTTGTGCCGGCCCTACGACGTCTACGGCCGCTACAGCTGCCAGAACGGGCCGGTGGTCGCCCTCAACGCCGAACGGTGGCGGCGGGCCACGCCCCAGTGGACGGGCGACCTCCCGTCGTACCGGCAGATGCTCGTCAACCACGAAGTGGGCCACCTGCTCGGCCAGCACCACCCCGAGGTGCAGTGCCCGGCGGTGGGGCAAGCGGCGCCGATCATGGCGCAGCAGTCGACCGAGCTCGACGGGTGCCTGCCCAACCCGTGGCCGCAGGCCTGGGAGGTCGCCTGCGCCGCCCGGCACGACGAACCGCTGGCGCCGCCGTTCGAGCGGAACCCTGTTCGAACGTGTGGGCCTCCGGGGTAGCGGGCGCGGCCGAGCGGGGTTGCGGCCCCGGAAAGAGTGACGACATGGCGTGCGGGCTGGCTGTGCGGGAGGCGTGCCGGCCGCAGGCTTTCACGACGAACTGATCGAACGCGACGACTCCGCCGCGTGACCGACGCTACGAGCCGGACGGCTCCGGGAAGCGCACGAACGCAGGGGCCAAGCGGCGCCGTTGCACGCGGCGGGCGATCACTCGTTCGGCGGTGCGGGGGAGCCAGCGGGCGGCGGCCACCCGCACATGGGTGAGGGGCGACGACATGACCGTGCGCCTGCGGGTCTCGATGGCGGCGACGATGGCTGCTGCCGCGGCTTCCACCGGCTCGTCGGGGATCACGCCGTCGAGCGACACCCCGTCCGCCGCCGGACCGGCGTGGATCGAGGTGCGGATGTAGCCGGGCAGCACGGCCGAGACGGCGACGCGTCCCCGGTACTCCATGCGCAGGGTGTCGCCGTAGGCGAGCACGGCCCGCTTGCTCGCCGCGTAGGCGGCCGCATACGGCACGGTGGCCACGGCCAGGCCGGAGGCCACGTTCACCACGTGGCCGCGTGCTTCGAGCAGGTAGGGCATGGCCGCCGCCGTGGCGTTCCATGCGCCGAACAGGTTGACGGCCACGGTGGCCTGCGCCCGTTCGTCGGGAGCGGCGCCACTGTCGCCCGCGGTGCCGAGGCCCGCGTTGTTCACGAGCACGTCGATGCCGCCCAACTTCTCGGCCGCGGCCCGCACGGCTTGTTCGGCGGCGCCCGCGTCGGTGAGGTCGGCGTCGGCCCGGTCGATGCCGACGACGCGAGCGCCGTTGGCTTGCAACGCCGACGTGACGGCGCGGCCGATGCCGCCTGCCGCACCGGTCACAACCACCCGCGTGCCGTCGAGCGGCCCGGGGTCGTTGCCGGGGGGCGGCCACGTGCCTGCCCGCCGACGCCGTTCGAGGGCGACGTAGCCGGCGACGAGGATGCCGATCAGGCTGAAGATCGACCCGGCCACCCACAGGTAGCCGAAGACGGCGGGCCAGGCAGGCCCGTCGTGGCGCTCGCGTTGGAGGGCGGCCTGTTCCGAGGTGAACCGGCTGCGGCGTTCGGCCACCACCGGCACTTCGGAGGCGTCGATGGCCGGGTCGGCCGGGAAGAACAGGGGCACGACGCCCCGGCGGTCGCCGTCGGCGAAGGTGATCATCGTCTTCCACGTGCCGCCCACCGGCATGGCGTGCTCGGCGCGGTAGACGCCGTCGGCCCCTTGGAGCAGCGGCGCGTGGCGTGACCCGCCGCCTTGCCAGGAGAAGACCTCGAACCAGTCGATTCCCTGGCCGAGGCTCGGATCGTCGGCCACCACTTCGACGTCGACCAGCCCCGGGCCGGCAGCCGTTGTGCGCACCACCACTTCGGCGTCAGGGGCGTTGCGGGGGAAGGGCACGACCACGCCGAGCGCCAAGCCGACGAAGCAGGCCACCACGGCCGGGGTCCGCAGCCCAGACGGCCGATGACTGACGATGCGCCCCACGGCCACGCCGAGCACGGATGCCGCCAACGCCACCACGACGGCGACCCACAGTTCAGGAAAGAGGCTGGGCTGCCAGGGCCGGTAGCCCCATGCGTGCGTCCATGCCCAGGCGCCGGCCAAGCCCACGGTCGCCACGCCGAGGCCGGCAATCAGGCCGTGGCGTACGGTCGACCGTTTTCCGGCCAAGGCGGCGGCGGCTTCCACCGCGAGGGCAGCGCCGAGGTAGAGGGGGAAGCGCGGGGTGGTCATCCCGAGCCCGGCCACCACGCTGGTGAAGGCACCCCGTATCACGATGGTGCCGATGGCGGTGAGCAGCGCGCCGCCGGGGCCGAGGATGGTGCGGGCAGACGTGAGGCCGAGCCCCGCGGCGGCCACGATGAGGACGGGGTGGTAGAGCGCCTGCCATTGCGGCACGCCGAGGTCGAACTCCAACTGCCACGCCGACAGCGCCACCATGAGGGCGGCCGCGAACGCGATCTTGATGGCAGTGACCGGCACGGGCCGTCCCGCGCCCGGCCCGGCCTCGCCGAGCAGCAGCCACACGGCGAAGGGGCTGAAGGCGGCGGCCGAGACCATGGTCAAGTGGGTGGGTCCCCACATCGACACATCGAGGCCGTAGAGGCGGTGCCAGATCTCGTCGGCGCCGAAGGCGACCATCGACGCCGCCCCGGCCAAGGCCAACGCACCGGCGCCCAGCGGAACCCGCCACCGGCCGATGCTCCACCCCGTCGTCGGCTGCGCACGGGTGGCCAGCAGGATGCCGAGCACGCCCGCGACGCCGATGAGGGCGAGGCCGCCGGCGAGGGCGACGTGGGGCGGGGAGAAGAGGAACTCGTCGCGGCCCTCGTCGATGTGCCAGGCGACGTCCCAGTAGAAGCCCAGCGCGGCCATGGGCAAGGCGCCGGCCAGCATGGTGAGCACGGGTACCGCCACCCAGTCGGGGAGGCCGGTCATGCGGGCCGCACCGTCGCCCACCCGGGCGAGCAGGCCGCGGCCCGTACCGAGGAGCCAGAGCACGGCGGCGCCACCCACTAGCAACAGGACGATCGGCGCGGGCACCAGCCACAGGGCGCCGAACTCGGTGAAGCCGTTCCAGAACGACGACGAACCTTCGGCATGGGCGAGCAGGGTGTTCATGTCTTCACCTCCGTGGTGTTCCACCGGCGCACGTGGGGCAGGTCGTCGTCGAGCCAGAAGACGTCGTCGTCGGTCACCACCAACAGCTCCTCGAACTTGGCCGCCACGTCGCCGGTGCCGAGGTGGGGCTCGACGGCCCACAGGCCGGGCGTGGGGGGATGGGCGGACCGCTTGCTGTCGGACCACAACGGCGACGAGCCCCGGGCCCTCCCGACCGCTGCGTTGCGCACCAACGCCCGCAGGCTGCGCAGGCCGAACCCGGCGACCACCACGTTGCGGGGATGCGTCGGCAGCGGGCCGACCTGGTGGGCGATCACGCCGAAGGGGTAGCGCCGGTGTCGGTTCTCGTAGCCCTGCTGGGAGGCGAGGGCGTCGACCGCCTCGTAGATCTCCCGCAGCGGGCGTCGCTGCCGGGCCAGGTCGAGGATGAGCGACCGGTGGGCAGCGAGGTCGTCGAGGATGCGGTCGACGGTCGGGTTGGGGCCGAACGACGAGGCGTAGCCGATGTCGGCCGAGTACCCCTTGACCACCGGCGCGCAGTCGAGGATGAACGGCATGCCCTCGACCAGTTGGCGGTCGGTGGGGAAGAACTGCAACGACGTGCGGAAGCCCCGGAAGGCGGTGCGGTCACCGAACCAGGCGAACGGCACGTGGAACCAGTCGTCGACGCCGGCGTCGAGCAGCCACTCCCGCATGCGGCGGGCGACGGCCCGCTCGGTCACGCCTGGCTCCAGGGTGGCGGCTACTGTCTCGGCGCAGCGGTAGGCCAACTGCTGGACGCTGCGATAGCCGACGAGATCCTCTGCCGTGGGGGTCCACACCTGAGAAGTTGTCACCGGCCGACCGTGACATCAAACACTGTAAATGTCAACCGACAGACTGGTACAGTGACCAATGTCAT includes:
- a CDS encoding DUF3152 domain-containing protein; protein product: TSPTTTTIPAPQPVVVAVRLDRRVRDAATADFDAVVRATLTDRRGWQAAGFEFRFTADAPYSIVLAEGPTVDGLCRPYDVYGRYSCQNGPVVALNAERWRRATPQWTGDLPSYRQMLVNHEVGHLLGQHHPEVQCPAVGQAAPIMAQQSTELDGCLPNPWPQAWEVACAARHDEPLAPPFERNPVRTCGPPG
- a CDS encoding SDR family NAD(P)-dependent oxidoreductase; amino-acid sequence: MNTLLAHAEGSSSFWNGFTEFGALWLVPAPIVLLLVGGAAVLWLLGTGRGLLARVGDGAARMTGLPDWVAVPVLTMLAGALPMAALGFYWDVAWHIDEGRDEFLFSPPHVALAGGLALIGVAGVLGILLATRAQPTTGWSIGRWRVPLGAGALALAGAASMVAFGADEIWHRLYGLDVSMWGPTHLTMVSAAAFSPFAVWLLLGEAGPGAGRPVPVTAIKIAFAAALMVALSAWQLEFDLGVPQWQALYHPVLIVAAAGLGLTSARTILGPGGALLTAIGTIVIRGAFTSVVAGLGMTTPRFPLYLGAALAVEAAAALAGKRSTVRHGLIAGLGVATVGLAGAWAWTHAWGYRPWQPSLFPELWVAVVVALAASVLGVAVGRIVSHRPSGLRTPAVVACFVGLALGVVVPFPRNAPDAEVVVRTTAAGPGLVDVEVVADDPSLGQGIDWFEVFSWQGGGSRHAPLLQGADGVYRAEHAMPVGGTWKTMITFADGDRRGVVPLFFPADPAIDASEVPVVAERRSRFTSEQAALQRERHDGPAWPAVFGYLWVAGSIFSLIGILVAGYVALERRRRAGTWPPPGNDPGPLDGTRVVVTGAAGGIGRAVTSALQANGARVVGIDRADADLTDAGAAEQAVRAAAEKLGGIDVLVNNAGLGTAGDSGAAPDERAQATVAVNLFGAWNATAAAMPYLLEARGHVVNVASGLAVATVPYAAAYAASKRAVLAYGDTLRMEYRGRVAVSAVLPGYIRTSIHAGPAADGVSLDGVIPDEPVEAAAAAIVAAIETRRRTVMSSPLTHVRVAAARWLPRTAERVIARRVQRRRLAPAFVRFPEPSGS
- a CDS encoding M24 family metallopeptidase; translated protein: MTTSQVWTPTAEDLVGYRSVQQLAYRCAETVAATLEPGVTERAVARRMREWLLDAGVDDWFHVPFAWFGDRTAFRGFRTSLQFFPTDRQLVEGMPFILDCAPVVKGYSADIGYASSFGPNPTVDRILDDLAAHRSLILDLARQRRPLREIYEAVDALASQQGYENRHRRYPFGVIAHQVGPLPTHPRNVVVAGFGLRSLRALVRNAAVGRARGSSPLWSDSKRSAHPPTPGLWAVEPHLGTGDVAAKFEELLVVTDDDVFWLDDDLPHVRRWNTTEVKT